One Thermoanaerobacter pseudethanolicus ATCC 33223 genomic window, ACTCTGCTAATTCTATTGTTTTATCTAATAATTCTCTTCCTTCTGTAGCCATTTGCATTCTTGCAACATCTAAGGAAGCCAACAATATATATGAAGGACTTGTTGTCTGGAGTAAACTCATTACTTGTTTTACTCTATTAATATCAATTCTATCGCCTTTAACGTGAAGCATCGAGCTCTGCGTCATTGAGCCAATAATCTTATGAGTGCTCTGTGCACAGATATCGGCTCCTGCTTCCATCGCTGAAATAGGCAATTTTTCGTTAAATTTAAGGTGTGGTCCGTGAGCTTCATCCACCATGAGTATAGCGCCATAATCATGAACAATTTCAGCAATTTTTACTATATCCGTAGAAACTCCGTAATAAGTCGGGTTTATTATTAAAACAGCTTTTGCATCGGGATGTTCTCTTAACGCTCTTTCTACTGTTTCTGGGGTGACATTTAATGCAACACCGATATTTTTATCAATTTCTGGTTGCATATAAACAGGTATAGCACCACTTAATATAATTCCTGACGTTACAGATTTATGAATATTTCGAGGAACGATAATTTTTTCTTCTTCTCCCATTACACTTAAAATCATTGCTTGAATTGCACCAGATGTTCCGTGTATAGAGAAAAAGGTAGCGTCGGCACCAAAAGCTTCTGCTGCTAATTCTTGGGCATACTTAATTGGTCCAGTAGGTTTGTGCAAGCTGTCTACTTGCTGAAACACTGTTACATCCATTGACAATACATTTTTGCCCACAAAGTCTAAGAACTTTTTTGCCATTCCCACACCTTTTTTATGGCCTGGCACGTGAAAAGGGATAGTATTGTTATTTACATATTCCATTAAGGCATCAAATAAAGGAGTTTGGGTTTGATCTAACTTTTTCAACGCATCTAACACCTTCTTTCATAAGTTTTGGCTCAGAATAAAAGCCTAAAACCTTGATATAAGTAATTCAAAGGCATAGGCTTTGCAGAGCATCGCTGCTCCTTAAAAATAATTTCAATTCATTATAAGACATATTGTTGTAAATTTCAATAATAAGTTTGCTTTAATTTAAAAATTTTTTAGAGAAATTTTAAACTGCTAATCTATTTTTAATTACACTATACTATATAGTATGAGAAAAACCCTGAAATGTCAAATGCATTTTGTGATAAGTAGAGCATTCCTGTAATGAATAAAAAATAAGGGAGAATGAACTTTGAAAAAATAAGTACCTCCTGATAAAATACAGAGTGTAAGTTCTAGAACTTACCTCGAATTATCAAAATAAACAGGAGGTACCTAAAATGAAGTATACACAAAATGAAAAGATTTTGCAAGTAACAGAAGACACATTAATTGCGGGAGTAGACATAGCAAAAGAAAGCCATTATGCCAGAGCATTTGACTACAGAGGAGTAGAATATGGAAAATACCTAAGATTTGAGAACAATAGAGAAGGTATAACAAAATTTCTTAGATGGGCAAAAGACTTGATGGAGAGACATAAGAAAAACAAACTAATAGTAGGGATAGAACCGACAGGGCAATATTGGCTATGTTTTGCCCAATACCTTAAAGACAATAACATAAAGGTAGTATTGGTTAATCCATTCCATGTAAAGAGGAGCAAAGAATTAGATGACAATTCTCCCACAAAAAGCGATAAAAAAGACCCAAAAACAATAGCAATGCTAGTAAAAGACGGGAGATATGTAGAACCGACAATACCTGAAGGAGTATATGCAGAATTAAGGGTAGCGATGGACATAAAAGACAGGTTGAACAAACAAATAGGGATGACAAAAAATCAAATAACAAGATGGATGGACATATACTTTCCGGAGTTTAACACCGTATTTTCAGACTGGGAAGGGAAAGCAGCACTTATCACATTAAGAGAATTTCCAACGCCTGAGAAGATAGCAAAAAAGAGTGCTGAAGAAATAATATCGATATGGAAGAAAGAAGTACAAAGAGGGGTAGGAGAAAAAAGGGCTATAAAGCTGATAGAAACTGCTAAGGAGAGCATAGGGAAGAAGCAGGGCATAAAGATGGCGGAATACGAGATAAAGACTCTCATTGAACAAT contains:
- a CDS encoding aminotransferase class I/II-fold pyridoxal phosphate-dependent enzyme, with translation MKKLDQTQTPLFDALMEYVNNNTIPFHVPGHKKGVGMAKKFLDFVGKNVLSMDVTVFQQVDSLHKPTGPIKYAQELAAEAFGADATFFSIHGTSGAIQAMILSVMGEEEKIIVPRNIHKSVTSGIILSGAIPVYMQPEIDKNIGVALNVTPETVERALREHPDAKAVLIINPTYYGVSTDIVKIAEIVHDYGAILMVDEAHGPHLKFNEKLPISAMEAGADICAQSTHKIIGSMTQSSMLHVKGDRIDINRVKQVMSLLQTTSPSYILLASLDVARMQMATEGRELLDKTIELAEYARKEINNIKGLYCFGEEIVGRDGAYDFDPTKVTITAKGLGISGHQLEKILAERYYIQPELSDMYNVLCVFSIGDTKEKVDYLLRALREISDELYNENIEIAKPIDIPEIPEQVVSPRYAFGSSTVALPLRESVGQISAEFLMAYPPGIPVLCPGERITLEIIEYVDKMKEANLSIQGTEDPEVNYIKVVNDRQVLNVIA
- a CDS encoding IS110 family transposase, producing MKYTQNEKILQVTEDTLIAGVDIAKESHYARAFDYRGVEYGKYLRFENNREGITKFLRWAKDLMERHKKNKLIVGIEPTGQYWLCFAQYLKDNNIKVVLVNPFHVKRSKELDDNSPTKSDKKDPKTIAMLVKDGRYVEPTIPEGVYAELRVAMDIKDRLNKQIGMTKNQITRWMDIYFPEFNTVFSDWEGKAALITLREFPTPEKIAKKSAEEIISIWKKEVQRGVGEKRAIKLIETAKESIGKKQGIKMAEYEIKTLIEQYEFLKKQIEEIEKKMEELIVEIPGVKELLEIKGIGMNTVAGFIAEVGDIEKYEHPKQIQKLGGLNLVENSSGKYKGETTISKRGRKRLRRVLFTAVMALVAKNEEFRELHKYYTTRAQNPLKKKQSLIVLCNKLIRIFYVILKKGVKYDPIKMMKDIKRPALQEAA